In uncultured Bacteroides sp., one genomic interval encodes:
- a CDS encoding transcriptional regulator, which produces MKAKKHNFSRCLLLLILSLSPFIRLSASWNNFIINYKKEVYGKGSQTWQIASYNNNWVYFANKNGLLQFDGSSWGVFPLNNGSDVRSVLPSSSKQRIYVGGINEFGYFEPDERGKLVYHCMSDSVKKPLRFIGNIWRIYENDNILYWQADGVVLKCLNGKYTLISADSKIDCSNLVNGILYIGTNKGVRILIGNTFFPLPGAEMLDSKRIRGIVPYKKGVIIATAYDGLYYWDGKVLVPFITGVEAFMSQNEIFSIASSKNLIALGTVHMGLIMINTSTMQVKYFNENNGLQNNTVLSLGFDCRDNLWAGLDNGIDYICMNSPLSNLYSYPYSYGAGYSAILSNNYLYLGTNRGLYYTHYPVSLSDKVININQIPQSSGQVWDLSKVGNDVFCSHDRGIFLVKGETMERIGKISGVWNCKVMVNNPEKVLLGMYDGIYLMQKEKGEWKPKRKLEGMNESAENFEIESDHVLWLHNNDNGLLRIEFDLANFRVRQIKYYGKEKGLPSNKNVYVNKIANKIYFTTPKGIYKYNPARDVVELSPEMNNLLTGTKSYLKLYQYGNHILSLSKGEVDIANLNTYKKTGEKAFYSIEHPSIELVSGFEKLVPLSESEAIIPNDYGFALLKVPSKKRPLLRPAVHIRAVYLTYPSDSLIYSDNFLGKNYVPEIPYYRNSIRFDYNLFSFTHGEEASFRYRFQDQKEWSDYTSSLTKEFSNLAEGEYTFQVEAVFADGTATIDEFKFVILPPWYRSSVAYLFYFILFLFFLWYLYRWDDLRVKRKKQQAVLEKDRELFQKEKEFEKENARKEHQIMELEKEKLEYDLQHKSQEMANLMINFVRKNEMLTEIKHELFKVISTLKGESTKQPKQMLMVVNSKIDSNIQSDEVLKRIEEQFDLIHNNFMKRLSEKHPDLSANERMMCAYLKMNLSSKEIAPLLNISIRGVETIRYRLRKKFELERDENLIDYLTNRL; this is translated from the coding sequence ATGAAAGCGAAAAAGCATAATTTTAGCAGGTGTCTTTTGCTCTTAATTCTATCTTTATCTCCTTTTATAAGATTATCTGCAAGTTGGAATAATTTTATAATCAATTATAAAAAGGAGGTTTATGGCAAAGGATCGCAAACCTGGCAGATTGCATCTTACAATAATAACTGGGTATACTTTGCCAATAAAAATGGATTATTGCAGTTTGATGGTAGTAGCTGGGGAGTATTTCCATTAAATAATGGATCAGATGTGCGATCGGTTTTACCCTCTTCCTCCAAACAAAGGATATATGTTGGAGGTATCAATGAATTTGGCTATTTTGAACCTGATGAGCGTGGTAAGCTGGTTTATCATTGTATGTCCGATTCGGTAAAGAAACCTCTTCGTTTTATTGGTAATATCTGGCGAATTTATGAGAATGATAATATTCTTTATTGGCAGGCTGATGGGGTTGTGCTAAAATGTCTGAATGGAAAGTATACATTAATATCTGCAGATAGTAAGATAGATTGTTCCAATCTGGTTAACGGGATTTTGTATATTGGTACTAATAAGGGAGTTCGAATTCTTATTGGAAATACCTTTTTCCCTTTACCTGGTGCCGAAATGCTCGACTCAAAAAGAATTCGTGGAATTGTTCCTTATAAAAAGGGTGTTATAATTGCTACGGCTTATGATGGCTTGTATTACTGGGACGGGAAAGTACTTGTTCCATTTATTACTGGAGTAGAAGCGTTTATGTCACAGAATGAGATTTTTTCCATTGCATCTTCAAAGAATTTAATTGCATTGGGTACTGTGCACATGGGGCTGATTATGATAAACACTAGTACAATGCAGGTTAAGTACTTCAATGAGAATAACGGCTTGCAGAATAATACAGTACTTTCTTTAGGTTTTGATTGCCGTGACAATCTTTGGGCCGGACTTGATAATGGAATTGATTATATATGTATGAATTCGCCGTTATCCAATCTTTATTCCTATCCATATTCTTATGGGGCTGGATATTCGGCTATTCTCTCGAATAATTATCTTTATCTGGGTACAAACCGTGGTCTTTATTACACTCATTATCCGGTATCATTAAGTGATAAGGTTATTAATATAAATCAGATTCCTCAATCGAGCGGACAAGTATGGGATCTTTCAAAAGTGGGGAATGATGTTTTTTGTTCGCACGATAGAGGTATCTTTTTAGTAAAGGGAGAAACAATGGAACGCATCGGAAAGATATCTGGTGTGTGGAATTGTAAGGTGATGGTAAACAACCCGGAAAAGGTGTTGCTGGGTATGTATGACGGAATTTATCTGATGCAAAAAGAGAAGGGAGAATGGAAGCCGAAAAGGAAACTTGAAGGAATGAATGAATCTGCTGAAAACTTTGAAATTGAATCTGATCATGTTCTATGGCTCCATAATAATGATAATGGATTGCTCCGCATAGAATTTGACTTAGCAAACTTTCGTGTAAGGCAGATAAAATATTACGGTAAAGAAAAAGGATTGCCTTCTAATAAAAATGTATATGTAAACAAGATTGCTAATAAGATATATTTTACTACCCCAAAAGGAATCTATAAATATAACCCGGCAAGGGATGTTGTGGAATTATCTCCGGAAATGAATAACCTGTTAACTGGAACAAAATCTTATTTAAAACTTTATCAGTACGGAAATCATATATTGAGCTTAAGTAAAGGTGAAGTAGATATCGCAAATCTGAATACATATAAGAAAACTGGAGAAAAAGCCTTTTATTCGATAGAACATCCCTCCATTGAGCTAGTTAGTGGATTTGAAAAACTAGTTCCATTATCGGAATCAGAAGCGATTATTCCGAATGATTATGGTTTTGCGCTTTTAAAAGTTCCGTCAAAAAAAAGACCTTTACTTCGTCCGGCAGTTCATATACGAGCTGTTTATCTTACTTATCCAAGTGATAGCCTTATCTATTCTGATAACTTTCTTGGGAAGAACTATGTGCCGGAAATTCCTTACTATCGTAATTCTATCCGATTTGATTATAATTTGTTTTCGTTTACTCATGGCGAGGAAGCTAGTTTTCGCTATAGATTCCAAGATCAGAAAGAATGGTCTGACTATACTTCCTCTTTAACCAAAGAATTTAGTAATCTTGCTGAAGGTGAATATACATTTCAGGTTGAGGCTGTTTTTGCTGATGGAACAGCTACTATTGATGAATTTAAATTTGTTATATTGCCCCCGTGGTACAGATCTTCGGTAGCTTATTTGTTCTATTTCATTCTTTTCTTGTTCTTTCTTTGGTATTTGTACAGATGGGACGATTTAAGAGTAAAACGTAAAAAACAACAGGCTGTTCTTGAAAAAGATCGGGAGTTATTCCAAAAAGAAAAAGAGTTTGAAAAGGAAAATGCCCGTAAAGAGCACCAGATTATGGAACTTGAAAAAGAAAAACTGGAGTACGACCTTCAGCATAAGAGCCAGGAAATGGCAAATCTGATGATTAACTTTGTTAGGAAAAATGAAATGCTTACTGAAATAAAGCATGAATTATTTAAAGTAATATCTACACTGAAAGGAGAGAGCACAAAACAACCAAAACAGATGTTGATGGTTGTGAATAGTAAAATTGATTCTAATATACAATCGGACGAAGTGCTGAAACGTATTGAAGAGCAGTTTGACCTTATACACAATAATTTTATGAAACGGTTGAGTGAAAAGCATCCCGATCTTTCAGCTAATGAGAGGATGATGTGTGCATATCTGAAAATGAATCTCTCATCTAAAGAAATTGCTCCTCTTTTAAACATATCTATAAGGGGAGTAGAAACTATCCGTTATCGTCTTAGAAAGAAGTTTGAACTGGAAAGAGATGAGAACTTAATTGACTATTTAACTAACAGACTCTAG